TGGATCATCCCGTCAACTCGATAAACTTAGTTGAATCTGTCAAGAGCGAAAGAGAAATAGATAAACATTCGAGTTCCATGACGAAGGAATCTGCTCCGCGAAACCCTTATCTTAATGGATAAACACGCAGCCAACTTGGCTTGTCGTCTTCAAACACAAGCTGTAATTTCCTACCGAGTTTCACGCCCGCAATTATAGAATTTGTCAAATGAATTTATGCTTTCCGGATTAAATGGTCGCCCACTCAATTTTAAGTTGTTGCCGGAGTCGGAAGCCTTGAATTCGATTCCTCACACCCCATTTCATAGCATACGCATTTCTCTATATGTTGTGTTTCAATAACACTTTCAGATTATCAGGAAAAAGTGAGATGCGTTGAACTTTTCGGTATTATATTCAACTAGTATTTTAAAGGTCGAGCTGTTCCACTTTATTATGCTTTACAAATATTTTGGATATACTAGGTAATATTGACCCTCAATATTAgtcaacaaaaagaagaagtaatgcAGACCCTAAATTCATATGTatttattttaagtaatattCCGTCTATCACGGGTTGCTCGAGTGAGCTTTCATCGGCTAATCGATTACTAATTTTCGCTTCTTCTGTTGTAAATATTACTTATCTTAATCAGCAACTAATATTTTTAATGGCCAAGTATCTGTTGATTCgacttcagaaaaaaaaaaaaatgcaaaggagCTCATCAACTAACTTGCTGTATGCTCCTGTAATTTGGcttttattttatattgttGTGAGATTTTGCAATACTGCCatcaattgttttaaaattttaaatttttggattggactttttaacatggtatcaaagaTGAGATTTATTCCTTTCGTATGTGTGTTCATCCCCATCAGTCAAATTTCACGTGGTACTCCTAATCCAATTTGCATGTGAGAGAGGTATTGAAAGAAACACACATCGTTTAACAATGGAATTTTTATACCCTTTATATACATATGATCTCGGTCCATTTATAATTTTCTAACAATTACATAGAGATTCTTCCCGTTTATCAAGAAATATGGTCGGAACTCAAAATCGAATCCATGACAAAACTGATGAGCTACATACCTGCATGTGGAAGCTCagtagaaaacaaaaattaaaatctagtGATGGAAAATGTCGGACTCCATGCAGGGCGAGAGCCTTCACAGCAATTGAAACCCCAACAACGATGTCACATTCATTACGGTCGCTTGTTGCCTTGTTGAGCacggccaaaaaagaaaaaacatagaagaaggagagaaaggaaaggaaaacaagaGGCCGAGCCCCTGGTATTTCAGGGCAGGCGTCAAAGGTTCGACTTCACGCCCACTGAAATGGCAAGAAGATCCCAGCATCGAACCTTCCTCTCTCCCCAAGCCAGGTCATTCGATACTTTTCCAAATGCCCTTTCCCTCTCAAGAGACAACTTATATATAAGCATTCAAGCCCTCGTTTTAATCCCACGTACACAGCCTTTTGAAAGTCAATATCTTTGGCACGCGTggaagagagagcgagaggagATCACCTTTGCAATGGCGCGTTGGGTGAAGCCGGAGGTACGACGTTGCTCATCTCGTTTTGCTTGATTGAGGAAACTGTACGTCACGCTCTTAGTGCTAATGAACATGTTTTTTGGCGACCCATATGTGGCTACGCTGTTTTGAGTAGGTTCATGGTTGCTTTTCACATTGATATGCATGTCAATGTCGGTTTTGCCGGTTCTTTTTATGTAACTGTCTTGCCTATATGACCAATCGCACCAATTGAGCGCATGTCTATGTCACGTCATATGAGGCTAATTTTGAAGGCGAGAGGCACTTGCATCTTGGGTTGACTTCGTTTTCTTTTCCCGGCTTCGGCATCGCCAGGTGTACCCGTTGATGGCGGCGATGACCTTTGTGACCGGTATGTGCGTATTTCAACTCACGAGGAACGTCGCTCTAAATCCCGATGTTAGGTATGTATCTTGCTCCGAACATGCAGATGCTCCGCCGACAAGTATTTTTCTACAGGGATTAGTCCGTAACGATTGAATTCGATTTACCGACAATAATGAGAAAATCCGTCGAATTCTACGCGTAGGATCAACAAGCTTAATCGGAGGACGGGGGTGCTGGACAAcggcgaagaaggagagaaatACTCTCAGCATGGCCTCCGCAAGTTCCTCCGCACCCGCCCGCCGGAGATCATGCCCGCCATCAACCACTTCTTCTCCGAAGACAAATGAAGAATGGAAGGcagaaaattgagaaagttctgtcatgatcaagcatgtattttattttcttcttttgtggttctcttttcttttccccttttttattaCACCGAGACTGTTGAattctggaatattttttacGTAATCAACTGCATCTTTTTCTTGCTTACGTCCATCTACTGAATTGGAATCTCTTGACAGCAGCCATTACCTAAATTCTTTTGTAATTTGAACGATGCTTTACCACGACGAAGAAAAGCCTCTAAAAGAATATTTTGGcattaattgaaaatgaaggGAGAATCACTTCTAAATTGTGGAGCTTCAATTACGTGAAGAGAATGATTATATGAATGGCTACAGGATCATTTGTAcggtaaaaatttatattgattTCCCATTTTAGTACTCTGTGGAATTAATTGATCATGCAAAAGTAGAGTTCCCGCTGAAAGCAGGttgtagttttatttttttcctgagGATTTACGGTTTTGTTGTTACAATATGATAATGGTTGAACAGAACTAATTTCGTGATTTCAAGAATAATTTGAATGCACTCATGCTTAATCCAATTCAGCCTGGACCTTTGGTACATCTCTTCCCTCTCCCAAGGTTGGTGCTATTTGTTTCCTGATCTCCAATTCTAGCTCCCTGTCGGCCTCTCTCCTATAACATCATTCTGCAATTGAGTCAAAACTCCTAGGCTCCGTTGGTTTTGTGaataacaaattatttaaaaaatatttttctaaaaatgatcattcatattacttgcaaaaatgaatgatcaaaagatattttcatcatttacaaaattatttagatATAACTTgttataaataatgaaaatattttcaattaactaattatttaaatgatacaagggatcaattttgaagaaaacgtttttaaatcatttaattttcacaaaacaaaaaaagcctTAATTTCTTAGTCTATTCACCATTACGAGGGAAGCATATTTTGCTTCATTTGGCAAGGGCAACCTAAGACTACCCAATCTTCTTAAGCACAGCTTCCACGGTAGTGTTTGGGAGAGTTTTAGCAAACACCTTTCATAGATGCAAAGGACTTT
Above is a window of Eucalyptus grandis isolate ANBG69807.140 chromosome 9, ASM1654582v1, whole genome shotgun sequence DNA encoding:
- the LOC104419438 gene encoding uncharacterized protein LOC104419438 — its product is MARRSQHRTFLSPQARSFDTFPNALSLSRDNLYISIQALVLIPRTQPFESQYLWHAWKREREEITFAMARWVKPEVYPLMAAMTFVTGMCVFQLTRNVALNPDVRINKLNRRTGVLDNGEEGEKYSQHGLRKFLRTRPPEIMPAINHFFSEDK